The following proteins are encoded in a genomic region of Pseudomonas saponiphila:
- a CDS encoding urate hydroxylase PuuD, giving the protein MEAHLLEWLNLSVRWVHMITGVAWIGASFYFVWLENNLNRVNPKDGLSGDLWAIHGGGIYHLEKYKLAPPSMPENLHWFKWEAYFTWMSGIALLCLVFYYNPMLYLVAPGSGLSGPEGVAIGIGALIAGWFVYDFLCDSPLGKKPALLGFILFLLLIGAAYGFSKVFSGRGAYLHVGAIIGTIMVGNVFRIIMPAQRALVAAIAENRTPDPTLPAKGLLRSRHNNYFTLPVLFIMISNHFPSTYGSQYNWLILAGIAVLAVLVRHYFNTRHDSHKFAWTLPVAALGMICLAYVTGPTPAPSAADVAKAPAQTQFQPLPETALGGKPATTTDAQPASTPAAPAATSAPAQASNTGPAFDKVHSVIQERCAVCHSAKPTSPLFSAAPAGVMFDTPEQIRLQAARIQAQAVTSQIMPLGNITQMTQQERELIGAWIAQGAQTH; this is encoded by the coding sequence GTGGAAGCACATCTGTTGGAATGGCTCAACCTGAGCGTGCGTTGGGTACATATGATCACTGGTGTGGCCTGGATCGGCGCATCGTTCTACTTCGTCTGGCTGGAGAACAACCTCAATCGCGTCAACCCCAAGGACGGCCTGTCCGGCGACCTCTGGGCGATTCACGGTGGCGGTATCTATCACCTGGAAAAATACAAGCTGGCCCCTCCCTCGATGCCGGAGAACCTGCACTGGTTCAAGTGGGAAGCCTACTTCACCTGGATGTCGGGGATCGCCCTGCTGTGCCTGGTGTTCTACTACAACCCGATGCTCTACCTGGTGGCTCCCGGCAGCGGCCTGAGCGGCCCTGAAGGCGTGGCCATCGGTATCGGTGCGCTGATTGCCGGCTGGTTCGTCTACGACTTCCTCTGCGACTCGCCACTGGGCAAGAAACCCGCCCTGCTCGGCTTCATCCTGTTCCTCCTGCTGATCGGCGCCGCCTACGGCTTCAGCAAGGTGTTCAGCGGCCGGGGCGCGTACCTGCATGTGGGCGCCATCATCGGCACCATCATGGTGGGCAACGTATTCCGCATCATCATGCCGGCCCAGCGCGCGCTGGTGGCGGCGATCGCGGAGAACCGCACCCCGGACCCGACCCTGCCGGCCAAGGGCCTGTTGCGTTCGCGTCACAACAACTACTTCACCCTGCCCGTGCTGTTCATCATGATCAGCAACCACTTCCCGAGTACCTACGGTAGCCAGTACAACTGGTTGATCCTGGCCGGGATCGCGGTCCTGGCAGTGCTGGTGCGTCACTACTTCAACACCCGTCATGACAGCCACAAGTTCGCCTGGACCCTGCCCGTGGCGGCGCTGGGCATGATCTGCCTGGCTTATGTGACCGGTCCGACGCCAGCGCCCAGTGCTGCGGACGTGGCCAAGGCCCCTGCCCAGACCCAGTTCCAGCCATTGCCGGAAACCGCCCTGGGCGGCAAACCGGCAACCACGACCGACGCTCAGCCAGCCTCCACGCCAGCGGCGCCCGCCGCGACCAGCGCCCCGGCCCAGGCTTCGAACACCGGCCCGGCCTTTGACAAGGTGCACAGCGTGATTCAGGAGCGTTGCGCAGTCTGCCACTCGGCCAAGCCCACCAGCCCGCTGTTCAGCGCCGCGCCGGCCGGGGTGATGTTCGACACACCGGAACAGATCCGCCTGCAAGCCGCGCGCATCCAGGCCCAGGCCGTGACCAGCCAGATCATGCCGCTGGGCAACATCACCCAGATGACCCAGCAGGAACGTGAACTGATCGGTGCCTGGATTGCCCAGGGGGCCCAGACCCACTGA
- a CDS encoding ureidoglycolate lyase: protein MRTLVIEPLSKEAFAPFGDVIETEGSDHFMINNGSTMRFHRLATVETAQPEDEAIISIFRADALEMPLTIRMLERHPLGSQAFIPLLGNPFLIVVAPLGDEPVSGLVRAFVSNGRQGINYHRGVWHHPVLTIEKRDDFLVVDRSGKGNNCDEHFFKEDERLILAPHQ from the coding sequence ATGCGCACATTAGTGATTGAACCCCTGAGCAAAGAAGCCTTCGCCCCCTTCGGTGACGTCATCGAGACTGAAGGCAGCGACCACTTCATGATCAACAATGGTTCGACCATGCGCTTCCACCGCCTGGCAACGGTTGAAACCGCCCAGCCGGAGGACGAAGCGATCATCAGCATCTTCCGCGCCGACGCGCTGGAAATGCCCTTGACCATTCGCATGCTGGAACGCCATCCGCTGGGCAGCCAGGCTTTCATCCCGCTGCTCGGCAACCCCTTTCTGATCGTGGTCGCGCCACTTGGCGATGAACCTGTATCGGGCTTGGTCCGCGCCTTCGTCAGCAATGGCAGGCAGGGCATCAATTACCATCGCGGCGTCTGGCACCACCCGGTGCTGACGATCGAAAAGCGGGATGACTTCCTGGTGGTTGATCGCAGTGGCAAAGGCAATAACTGCGATGAGCATTTCTTCAAAGAGGATGAGCGTTTGATCCTCGCCCCCCACCAATAA
- the uraD gene encoding 2-oxo-4-hydroxy-4-carboxy-5-ureidoimidazoline decarboxylase encodes MTAFHSLKPSSLSREDFVKAFADIYEHSPWVAEKAYDLGLDASVDQIEGLHQRMSDILLSADHATQLALINAHPDLAGKAAVQGQLTEASTHEQAGAGIHQCTAEEFQRFTELNDAYKAKFKFPFIMAVKGSNRHQILAAFETRIHNAVDTEFKCALAEINKIALFRLQTL; translated from the coding sequence ATGACCGCCTTCCACAGCCTCAAGCCCTCGAGCCTGAGCCGCGAAGACTTCGTCAAGGCCTTCGCCGACATCTACGAGCATTCGCCGTGGGTGGCTGAAAAAGCCTACGACCTGGGCCTCGACGCCTCCGTCGACCAGATCGAAGGCCTGCACCAGCGCATGAGCGATATCCTCCTGAGCGCCGATCACGCCACCCAACTGGCACTGATCAACGCTCACCCGGACCTGGCCGGCAAAGCCGCCGTCCAGGGCCAGTTGACCGAAGCCAGCACCCACGAGCAGGCCGGTGCCGGCATTCACCAATGCACGGCCGAAGAGTTCCAGCGTTTCACCGAGTTGAACGATGCCTACAAGGCCAAGTTCAAGTTTCCCTTCATCATGGCGGTGAAGGGCAGCAACCGGCACCAGATCCTCGCCGCGTTCGAAACCCGCATCCACAACGCCGTGGATACCGAATTCAAATGCGCGCTGGCCGAGATCAACAAGATCGCCTTGTTCCGCTTACAGACCCTGTAG
- the puuE gene encoding allantoinase PuuE: MSADYPRDLIGYGSTPPHPHWPGNARIALSFVLNYEEGGERNILHGDKESEAFLSEMVSAQPLQGERNMSMESLYEYGSRAGVWRILKLFKEFDIPLTIFAVAMAAQRHPDVIRAMVEAGHEICSHGYRWIDYQYMDEAQEREHMLEAIRILTEITGERPLGWYTGRTGPNTRRLVMEEGGFLYDCDTYDDDLPYWEPNNPTGKPHLVIPYTLDTNDMRFTQVQGFNKGDDFFHYLKDAFDVLYAEGAEAPKMLSIGLHCRLIGRPARLASLKRFIEYVKGHEQVWFTRRVDIARHWQQTHPYQGATK; encoded by the coding sequence GTGAGCGCTGACTACCCTCGCGACCTGATCGGTTACGGCTCCACCCCTCCTCATCCTCACTGGCCGGGCAATGCCCGAATCGCCCTGTCCTTCGTGCTCAATTATGAAGAAGGCGGCGAGCGCAACATCCTTCATGGCGACAAGGAATCGGAAGCCTTTCTTTCGGAAATGGTTTCGGCGCAGCCGCTGCAAGGCGAGCGCAACATGAGCATGGAATCGCTTTACGAGTACGGCAGCCGCGCCGGTGTCTGGCGGATTCTCAAGCTGTTCAAGGAATTCGACATTCCGCTGACCATCTTCGCCGTGGCCATGGCCGCCCAGCGCCACCCGGACGTGATCCGCGCCATGGTCGAAGCCGGTCACGAGATCTGCAGCCACGGCTACCGCTGGATCGACTACCAGTACATGGACGAGGCCCAGGAACGCGAGCACATGCTCGAAGCCATCCGCATCCTCACCGAGATCACCGGCGAACGCCCTCTGGGCTGGTACACCGGCCGCACCGGCCCGAACACCCGGCGCCTGGTGATGGAGGAAGGCGGTTTCCTCTACGATTGCGATACCTACGACGACGACCTGCCCTACTGGGAACCCAACAACCCCACCGGCAAGCCGCACCTGGTGATCCCTTACACCCTGGACACCAACGACATGCGTTTCACTCAGGTGCAAGGCTTCAACAAGGGCGACGACTTCTTCCACTACCTCAAGGACGCTTTCGACGTGCTCTACGCCGAAGGTGCCGAAGCGCCGAAGATGCTTTCCATCGGCCTGCACTGCCGCCTGATCGGCCGCCCTGCACGCCTGGCTTCGCTCAAGCGCTTCATCGAGTACGTCAAAGGCCATGAACAGGTCTGGTTCACTCGCCGCGTCGACATCGCCCGCCACTGGCAACAAACCCATCCTTACCAGGGAGCGACGAAATGA
- the uraH gene encoding hydroxyisourate hydrolase — MGRLTTHVLDAAHGCPGSAIKVELYRVEGTQLELVASTLTNSDGRCDSPLLQGQDYRSGVYQLQFHAGDYYRARGVQLPQPAFLDVVVLRFGISAEQEHYHVPLLISPYSYSTYRGS; from the coding sequence ATGGGACGTTTGACTACACATGTTTTGGATGCCGCACATGGCTGCCCCGGCAGCGCTATCAAGGTCGAGCTGTATCGGGTTGAAGGGACGCAGCTGGAACTGGTCGCCAGCACCCTGACCAACAGCGATGGCCGCTGCGACAGTCCCTTGCTGCAGGGACAAGACTACCGCTCCGGGGTCTACCAGCTGCAGTTCCATGCCGGTGACTACTACCGCGCCCGAGGCGTGCAACTGCCGCAGCCGGCCTTTCTGGATGTAGTGGTGCTGCGTTTTGGCATCAGTGCCGAGCAGGAGCATTACCACGTGCCGTTGTTGATCTCGCCCTACAGCTATTCGACCTACAGAGGAAGCTAG
- a CDS encoding NCS2 family permease codes for MESRKSEASPLDLSPSLNSGWLERIFKLRLHGTTVKTELIAGLTTFITMAYIIFVNPNIMADAGIDHGAAFVATCIAAALGCLLMGLYANWPVGLAPGMGLNAFFTYTVVGTMGYHWETALGAVFISGVLFMILTLSRVREWLLNSIPVSLRYAMGAGVGLFLGLIGLKTAGIIVDSPATLIKLGSLREPGPLLAAICFLMIAVLSYHRVFGAILISIIAVTLAGWGMDLVHYKGILSTPPSLAPTWMAMDIAGVFNVSMISVVLAFLFVHMFDTAGTLMGVAQRAGLVNPDGKIENLSRALKADSASSVFGAVVGVPPVTSYVESAAGVAAGGRTGLTAVTVGVLFIAAMFFAPLAGMIPAYATAGALIYVAMLMMGGMAHINWDEATDSIPAIVTAIMMPLTFSVADGIALGFITYVVLKAGTGKHKEISISLYVLCAIFIAKFVFL; via the coding sequence GTGGAAAGCCGCAAATCCGAAGCCTCTCCGCTGGACCTCTCGCCCTCGCTGAACAGCGGCTGGCTGGAACGCATCTTCAAACTCAGGTTGCATGGCACCACGGTGAAGACCGAGCTGATTGCCGGTCTGACAACCTTCATCACCATGGCTTACATCATCTTCGTCAACCCCAACATCATGGCCGACGCCGGTATCGATCATGGCGCCGCCTTCGTCGCCACCTGCATCGCCGCAGCCCTGGGCTGCCTGCTGATGGGGCTGTACGCCAACTGGCCGGTGGGCCTGGCCCCGGGCATGGGGCTGAATGCCTTTTTCACCTACACCGTGGTCGGCACCATGGGCTACCACTGGGAAACGGCTCTCGGAGCCGTGTTCATTTCCGGCGTGCTGTTCATGATCCTGACCCTGTCCAGGGTCCGCGAATGGCTGCTCAACAGCATTCCGGTGAGCCTGCGCTATGCGATGGGCGCCGGGGTCGGTCTGTTTCTCGGCCTGATCGGCCTGAAAACCGCCGGCATCATCGTTGATAGTCCGGCGACCCTGATCAAGCTCGGTTCCCTGCGCGAGCCCGGCCCGCTGCTGGCGGCGATCTGCTTTCTGATGATCGCGGTGCTCAGCTACCACCGGGTGTTTGGCGCCATCCTGATCAGCATCATCGCGGTGACCCTGGCCGGCTGGGGCATGGACCTGGTGCACTACAAGGGTATCCTCTCCACCCCACCGAGCCTGGCGCCCACCTGGATGGCCATGGATATCGCCGGGGTGTTCAACGTCAGCATGATCAGCGTGGTCCTGGCCTTTCTGTTCGTGCACATGTTCGACACCGCCGGCACCCTGATGGGCGTGGCGCAGCGCGCCGGCCTGGTCAACCCGGACGGCAAGATCGAGAACCTTTCCCGAGCCCTCAAGGCAGATAGCGCCTCCAGCGTCTTCGGTGCCGTGGTCGGCGTACCGCCAGTGACCAGCTACGTGGAAAGTGCCGCCGGGGTGGCGGCCGGCGGGCGCACCGGGCTGACGGCGGTTACCGTTGGCGTGCTGTTTATCGCCGCCATGTTCTTCGCGCCGCTGGCGGGCATGATCCCCGCCTACGCCACAGCCGGCGCCCTCATCTATGTGGCGATGCTGATGATGGGCGGCATGGCCCATATCAACTGGGACGAGGCCACCGACAGCATTCCGGCGATCGTCACGGCGATCATGATGCCGCTGACCTTCTCGGTTGCCGACGGCATTGCCCTGGGCTTCATCACCTATGTGGTGCTCAAGGCCGGCACCGGCAAGCACAAGGAAATATCCATCAGCCTGTATGTCTTGTGCGCGATCTTCATTGCCAAGTTCGTCTTCCTCTAG
- a CDS encoding MarR family transcriptional regulator has product MLDLKNQTSQQAAMEAFFFGYQAFTAKADEMLERRGLSRVHQRIVFFIARYPGLSVKELLNLLGVSKQALNTPLRQLMEMHLVDSVAPDSDKRKRLLQLSAEGSRFEQALRREQVKLLQRAFSEAGESAVDGWLAVNQALAGKTADN; this is encoded by the coding sequence ATGCTTGACCTTAAAAACCAGACCTCGCAACAGGCCGCCATGGAGGCTTTCTTCTTTGGTTATCAGGCCTTCACCGCCAAGGCCGACGAAATGCTCGAACGCCGGGGCCTGAGTCGCGTGCACCAACGCATCGTGTTTTTCATCGCGCGCTACCCGGGCCTGAGCGTGAAAGAGCTGCTCAATCTGTTGGGTGTGAGCAAGCAGGCGCTGAACACGCCCTTGCGCCAACTCATGGAAATGCACCTGGTGGACAGCGTCGCTCCGGACAGCGACAAACGAAAACGTCTGTTGCAGCTGAGCGCCGAGGGTTCGCGTTTCGAACAAGCTTTGCGCCGCGAACAGGTCAAGCTGCTGCAACGCGCTTTCAGCGAAGCTGGAGAAAGCGCCGTCGACGGCTGGCTGGCGGTGAACCAGGCCCTGGCCGGAAAAACCGCAGACAACTGA
- a CDS encoding PLP-dependent aminotransferase family protein produces MAFSERVSRLKSSLIREILAAAQRPEVMSFAGGLPAEVMLPKVQWQDMPLSMGQYGMSEGEPQLREALAAEARRLGVPCEASQVLVVSGSQQTLDLAAKLYIDKGTRIMLEAPTYLAALQIFQLFGADCLTVPLEADGPDLAQMRAGLEQHRPAFVYLIPTFQNPSAVRYSESKRTAVAALLDEFGVTLIEDEPYRELSFDGGSATPIVSRLQKASWIYTGTVSKTLLPGLRVGYLIASPDLFPHLLRLKQSADLHTNRVGQWQAMQWIGSRQFQEHLDALRGFYRQRRDAFQVALHRHFADLADWQVPEGGLFFWLSLKQPLDTRTLLQSALEQDVTFMPGEPFFSEPERNHGHLRLNFSHIDPTRLDEGLKRLATVIRQAQAAQAA; encoded by the coding sequence ATGGCTTTCTCCGAACGTGTATCGCGCCTCAAAAGCTCCCTGATCCGTGAAATCCTGGCAGCGGCCCAGCGCCCGGAAGTGATGTCGTTCGCTGGAGGCCTGCCGGCCGAAGTGATGCTGCCCAAGGTGCAGTGGCAAGACATGCCGCTGTCCATGGGGCAGTACGGCATGAGTGAAGGCGAGCCGCAGTTGCGCGAGGCCCTGGCGGCCGAGGCGCGCAGGCTGGGTGTGCCGTGTGAGGCGAGCCAGGTGCTGGTGGTCAGTGGCTCCCAGCAGACTCTTGATCTGGCGGCCAAGCTCTACATCGACAAGGGCACGCGGATCATGCTGGAGGCCCCGACCTATCTGGCGGCCCTGCAGATCTTCCAGCTGTTCGGTGCCGACTGCCTGACGGTGCCCCTGGAGGCTGACGGTCCGGACCTGGCGCAGATGCGTGCGGGCCTGGAGCAGCATCGTCCGGCCTTCGTCTACCTGATTCCGACGTTCCAGAACCCATCGGCGGTGCGTTATAGCGAGAGCAAGCGCACAGCCGTGGCGGCGTTGCTGGACGAGTTCGGGGTCACCCTGATCGAGGACGAGCCCTATCGCGAACTGTCTTTCGATGGTGGCAGTGCCACGCCGATTGTCAGTCGTCTGCAGAAGGCCAGCTGGATCTACACTGGCACGGTGTCGAAAACCTTGCTCCCGGGATTGCGGGTCGGCTACCTGATTGCCAGTCCGGACCTGTTCCCCCATCTGTTGCGTTTGAAGCAGTCTGCTGACCTGCACACCAACCGCGTCGGCCAGTGGCAAGCCATGCAATGGATCGGCAGCCGGCAGTTCCAGGAACATCTGGACGCGCTGCGCGGTTTCTATCGCCAGCGACGGGATGCTTTCCAGGTGGCATTGCATCGTCATTTCGCCGATCTGGCAGATTGGCAGGTGCCCGAGGGCGGTCTGTTTTTCTGGTTGAGCTTGAAACAGCCCTTGGATACCCGCACTTTGCTCCAGTCGGCGTTGGAGCAGGACGTGACTTTCATGCCCGGCGAACCGTTCTTCTCTGAGCCGGAACGCAATCATGGGCATCTGCGGCTGAATTTCAGCCATATCGATCCGACGCGTCTGGACGAAGGCCTCAAGCGGCTGGCCACCGTGATACGTCAAGCACAGGCTGCACAGGCAGCCTAA
- a CDS encoding glutathione S-transferase family protein has protein sequence MYKVYGDYRSGNCYKIKLMLNLLGLPYEWQAVDILGGDTQTEAFLAKNPNGKIPVLELEDGTCLWESNAILNFLADGSEFLPSEPRLRTQVLQWQFFEQYSHEPYIAVARFIQVYEGLPEARREEYLKLHKRGYKALDVMEKQLSRTPYLVGEHYSIADIALFAYTHVAHEGGFDLARYPGIQAWIQRVQSHPRHVGMFD, from the coding sequence ATGTACAAAGTTTATGGCGATTACCGTTCGGGCAACTGCTACAAGATCAAGCTGATGCTCAATTTGCTGGGGCTGCCCTATGAATGGCAGGCGGTGGACATTCTCGGAGGCGACACCCAGACCGAGGCGTTCCTGGCGAAAAATCCCAACGGCAAGATTCCGGTGCTGGAGCTGGAGGACGGCACTTGTCTGTGGGAGTCCAACGCGATTCTCAACTTTCTCGCCGATGGCAGCGAGTTCCTGCCCAGTGAACCGCGCCTGCGCACCCAGGTTCTGCAGTGGCAATTCTTCGAGCAATACAGCCATGAGCCCTATATCGCCGTAGCGCGTTTTATCCAAGTCTACGAAGGCTTGCCCGAAGCGCGCCGGGAGGAATACCTGAAGTTGCACAAGCGTGGCTACAAGGCACTGGATGTGATGGAAAAGCAGCTGAGTCGCACGCCTTATCTGGTGGGCGAGCACTACTCCATTGCCGATATCGCGCTCTTTGCCTACACCCATGTGGCCCATGAAGGCGGCTTTGACCTGGCCCGATACCCAGGCATCCAGGCCTGGATCCAGCGAGTGCAGAGCCATCCGCGGCATGTCGGGATGTTCGATTGA
- a CDS encoding glutathione S-transferase N-terminal domain-containing protein, with protein MIVKALRVGLGQLIIFIDFITRPRKQKRTAAAQAKVEAAAKGLTLYQFHACPFCVKTRRTLHRLNVPVALRDAKNNEQDRQTLLEQGGKIKVPCLRIEENGQTTWMYESKVIIDYLNQRFSAA; from the coding sequence GTGATCGTCAAAGCGCTGCGAGTCGGCCTGGGTCAACTCATCATTTTCATCGACTTCATCACCCGTCCGCGCAAGCAGAAGCGCACAGCTGCCGCTCAGGCGAAGGTCGAAGCGGCCGCCAAGGGCCTGACCCTGTATCAGTTCCACGCCTGCCCGTTTTGCGTGAAGACCCGCCGCACCCTGCACCGCCTGAACGTGCCGGTGGCCCTGCGCGACGCCAAGAACAACGAGCAGGATCGCCAGACCCTGCTGGAACAGGGCGGCAAGATCAAGGTGCCGTGCCTGCGGATCGAAGAGAACGGCCAGACCACCTGGATGTACGAGTCCAAGGTGATCATCGATTACCTGAACCAGCGCTTCTCGGCGGCCTGA